The segment TTTTCCTCACACTGGGGAAGACACAAACCTTTGTTCCTCAAGAAACACCAGGGTCAAGAGGGCTGCAGAGGCCGGGATCCCTGCTCCTGTAGCAGAAGGGGCCTCTGCTCACCCGCGGGGAGGAGCTCAGACTTTTTCTGTAGACGGTGAATCCTTGCCACCACGGACCCCCAGGGGCTCGCCTAGAACTTTGAGGCTCTTGCTTGCTAAGCCTGAGGCACGGAACCCACGTGTGTGTTAGTGTTCAGGGGGGCCCTACCTGGTTGGTGAATAAGCACAGCTATTTCATTCAGTTAAACACGTGGTCGGATTAGTCTGctgagctgctgtaacaaaatatcacaggctTAGACAACAGAAACCCATTTCTCACAGTCTCGGGGGCTGGcaggtccaaggtcaaggtgtcgGGGCTGGTTTCCtccgaggcctctctccttggcatgGAGGCCCACCCCCAGTGTTGCTTGTCTGCCCAGAAAGGGCACCAGTCCTGCTGGATCAGGGCCCCCCCAGTGGCCTCATTTAAACTTAAttgactttgggcttccctggtggctcagatggtaaagaatctgcctccagtgtagATTGGAGGATcaaacctaggttcaatccctgggttgggacgatctcctggagaaggaaatggcaagccactccaatattcttgcctgaagaattccatggatagaggagcctggcaggctacagtccatggggttgcaaagagtcagaaacgactaacattttcacttttaaagactTTATCGAATATGGTCACATTGGGCATgagggcttcagcatatgaactGGGAGGGGATGTAATTCAGACCTCAGAAGCAGTCATTTGCCCACATAATTGAGATTGtggtctttattttttccttttaaattgaaTATTCTTTACTAAGATTTTTACTTaacatctttattgaatttgttacagtattgtttctgttttatgttttgggtttttttttggaggggggaccctgagacatgtgggattgTAGCACTCTGACCAGGGGCCAAGCTGGCACCCCgtacattggaaggtgaagtcttaaccactggactaccagggaagtccctgaactgaGTATTCTTGAGTTTATTCCACCAAATAGGACTACAGCCTAATCTATAGAAGGGGGCACCCATCCAGAGTTTGCACGGGCCTCCTGCAAAGCCCAGTGCCCCCAGGAGAGTCCCAACCAAGCACCCAAGGAAACCACTCTCCCAGCTCCCCTGGGGGTACTTAGATCATGTTCACCCATAAGAGAGATGTCCAGACTTGGGGTTCCCGTCCTGCCCCCGAGCCTCCCGAGAGGGCCCCAGCCTGGGCCTCCTGTGGGAGTGGAGGGCAGGCTGGCCGAGGTCCCAGCTCTCCACTGTGAGGCTGGCTGGGGCGCTGACCTCTGTCCCCTGTTGTCTTGCAGGCGACCTTCCTCTACACATTACAAGTGAAGTACCTGCTCAACCAGGTAACTCGACTCTCCTGTCCTGTGGGGGTGAGCACATCTCTCTTTTCAGGGGTCAGGGAGACCAGGTGGAGAGGCTCGCCTATCCGGAGCCCCTGTGGGGCGTTTCCCCGAGGGGTGCACGCAGGGCTGAGGAGTCAAGGAAAGGATAGGTTGTTACTGGCACTGGAAAAGTCGGATCTGGTTCCCATTTGGAAATATTGTTATTGGTGGGCCGGCAGGGAGGATTCTTGGCTCTGCACCATTGCCTGGCTccggaggggttgggggcaaccTTTCAGCTCCGGCCACCTGGGGATGTGAAAGCACCCCCTTCCCCACGAAAGTGCCTCATGTCATCAGGACTCTTGGTGGGTGACTAACAGCAGTGGCCAGAGCCTGGCTCTGTAGGTGTGGAGTCATGTGTGGGACCGTCGACTTCCTTCCAGAAGGACCAGATAAATAGGGTGCCAGGTGGTGGTAGGGTACCAGCCCATGAGGGCAGGCTCTCCCGGGCTTGTTTGACAGGGGCAGGATGATGGAGAAGGAAGCTTTTTACCTATTTAACATCCTTAAAGTTAAGGTGTTATCCTCGTAATGGAACAAGGTTTCCACTAGTTCCacatttttattagtttcagaattgtatacttgaaatgcCTGTAAAGAGGCAGAAACCAGCGTGTGCCCTGGACTCTGGGCTGTCCCCTCATAGTTTGTTACCCTGTTTGAGGGCCTTTGCCCTGTCAGCCCCCCAACAAACGTGGGGCTCCTGAGTGCTTGAGTGAGGAGTGGGCATGAGGACCCCTCCctgaaggccctgaggcaggggaGACGACCTAGAAGAAGGAGTCCTGAgccatggggtcaggaaggggACTCGAGTGGTGGAGGACACATGTTTCCcgaggtgggaaggagaggggggtGCAATCCAGACTGGGGGGGTGCAGTGGGAGCCTGGACGTGGAAGGGGGTTGGCCAGGCTGACTAGATactggagagaaggaaaggatggAGCCACTGCCTATGTGACACGTGAAGGACAGGTTACCGGGGTTACTAAAGGGCGGAGGATGCGGAAAGGTGAGGGGCAGGCTTGTGGGGATGCAGAGGGAGCTGTGCAACAGGCCAGGGCCTGGGGGCCTTAGCCTCAGTCCCTCCTCAGTGCCTCtgctgtttttcctcttttccctcaGTGGGATCCCACCCAGGCCCCCTCTGCCAGGTGGTCCCACAGCCTCTACCTGAAATGCACATCGGGTCACCTGCCTCTCCTGCTGAAACAGACCAGGGCTCCTGGTAAACAGAGTGCTTGGCAAGGTCCTGGTCTGGTCTCTGAGCCCGCAGCCATGAGCCTGCAGGATGCAGAGCAGCCAGGGGAGTGCGGGTCTCAGGCACAGagcaggggtggaggtggggtggagatCTGAAGGACGGGTGTGAAGGGACGGCGGAGCAGAGGAGCCGCAAGCAAGCGGCCAGTGTCTGCCTGCCCTGCAGAGTGACCAAGCCCTCCCTCCCCAATTGCTGTGTCCAGAGATGCTGTGGATCCCGTGGGAAATCcagactgctttttaaaattaattaatgaatgacggctgcactgggtcttcattgctgcttgagggcttcctctagttgtggggagGGGGCCCTAGCacccaggctcagcagctgtggtgccCGGGCTCAGTTaacctgcagcatgtgggatcttccgagaccagggattgaacttgtgtgccctgcattgacaggtgggtacttaaccactggaccaccaggggagtcctgagaTGTTTGATTTATACTGTGGTTTCAAAGAGCAGAATTTCAAACAGCCTATGATTTTGGGCATGATGTTTTACAAGGAggtagcactttttaaaaattggggtatagttgatgtacaatattctataagttacagatgtagaatATAGTGATTCGTAATTTTTAATTCCCATGTATCATTGTTATAACATACTGGCTACATTCCCTGTGTTGTGCAGTATGTCCTTGTAGATTATTTAACGCACACATATTAATAGTGGGTTCTACCTCCTAATTACCTCCTCCTATATTGCCCCCGCttcctcttcccactggtaaccactggtttggtctctgggcttgtgagtctgttttatttttaaaattccatacaTAAGTGAAaagcatatagtatttgtctttctctgacttaattcactgagcataatgcttTCCACATccactgcaaatggcaaaatgtcattcttttccATGGCCAAGTCATCgtccattgtatatacatgccACATCTTCTCTCTCTGCTCATCTGAAAGGTGATGTTGTACAGTGAGGTGACCCCTTGCGGTGGGCGGCCCCTTCCAGTCGGGGGAAGCAGTGCTTCCTGCCTTCGTCACAGCCGACTTTCTCCGCGTCCATTTTCTGTCCTGATGCTGCAAGGAGAGACGTCAGCCCCGGTCCCGTGTCGCTTCACTCTCATGCCTTCAGTCAGTCAGAGATGTGGGAGGCCTGGACCTGCTCGGGTCCATCGCCCACCCCAGGGTCATAACGTCCCCTTAGTTCCCGAACTTCAGCGTTGGTCCAGGTGTCCAGGGAAGGTGACGAGCTCACGCTGCTCCTGTGCACGAGCCACCTCTCGTCCTCCCTCTCTGCTGCTTCCCTCTCTCCTGCCGTGTGTCCGTGGCTAGAAAGATGCCCTTCCGGCTGACCCAGAGGAGGGAATGCCTGGTGGACAGGTGCGGCAGGGCGGGGACGCCTGTGGTAGCCGCCCTGCTGGCCATGAGGGCGCCTGTTTGGGTGGCAGTCACGGTCCCCATGGGTCTCCAGCACGGCCTCTCGTTTCAGGGAATCATCCTGCCCCAGATGGTGACCGGTGTGGCTGCCAACCTGGTCAACGCCCTCGCCAACTACCTGTTCCTCTATCAGATGCATCTTGGGGTTATGTGAGTCCCGGGGAGTCCTGGGTCAGGGAGCGGGGCGGCCTCCTGTGGATTtccagggcggggtggggtgtcCACGCTGACCCTCCTCCTCGGGCCGCTCTGGACCCTGCGAGGGGATGCTGCTCTGGGAGGAGGTGACCCGGGGCTGCTGTGTCACCAGCAGGGGATGGGGGTCACCCCTCAGCGTGTTCTCTTCTGCCCAGGGGCTCGGCGCTGGCGAACACAGTCTCCCAGTTCACCCTggctctcctcctcttcctgtaCATCCTCGCCAAGAGGCTGCACCAGGACACCTGGGGAGGTAAAGGCCGCCTGTCTCCTGCCTGGACACGGCTCCTGTCTCGGCTTGAGCCCCTGCCCGGTGGCCGTTTGTGTCGCAACCGACCGCATCTGTGTCCCACCTGCAGGCTGGTCCTGGGAGTGCCTGCAGGACTGGGGCCCCTTCTTCCGCCTGGCCGTCCCCAGCATGCTGATGCTGTGCATTGAGTGGTGGGCCTACGAGATCGGGAGCTTCCTGAGCGGTCAGCGTGGGGCCGGCCGGTGGTGGCTGGGGGGCAGCCAGGGCCGGTGGGAAGCACGTGGTCACCTGCCCCTCTCCCACAGGTGTCCTTGGCATGGTCGAGCTGGGAGCCCAGTCCATTGCGTATGAGCTGGCCGTCATTGTGTACATGGTGAGCGTACGAGCCTGTCCTGGGGCAGGGCTGTGTGCTTCCCTCCAAAGCGTGCTGAGCCCAGGCGTTCAGCGCGTACAGGCTGTAAAATGACTCCTGAAGGGCACATTTCACCCTGGAGCCTGGGAGGGTCCTTCTGGTATGGCAGGGGGTGTTTCCTGTGAGCTGGAGGGATTTGGGGAGACGGTCCAGAGGACTGGGTTGCTCCCGGTCCTCCGACTCCTAACGCGGTCCCAATCCAAAGGACTCGGTTTGATGGCATGCTTGTCAAACATGCCGACTCCTTTCCTGTTCCATGACACAGATGCGGTGGGGACAGGTGGGGGATAAAGGTGATGGTGCTGCAGGCAGGAAGGGCTGAGCTCCACTCCCACCTGCCTCTGTTGCCTGTGGATACTCGGTGACACTTGTAGGTTAGACCCCCAAGGAATGAAAACAGATGTTTGTACTGAAGTTCCTAGCAGCGCTGTTCACGATTGCCAAGAGATGGCAGTGTCCCAGTGCCCAGGCACGTGCCCGGGGATGGCTGAGTGGACCCCATGCGTGGGCAGGATGTTGTTCAGCTAGAAGAAGGAAAAGGGTGCTGATGCTCTGGAGGAGAACCCTGGTCATCAAAGGCTTCCCTTTGACTCTCTTTTACTGAAAGCATCAGCTGGATATTCTGAAGGGCTTTGTCCTCCCCAAGTGTCGCCTTAGAAATGCACCTGGGAGGTGGGAACAGAAGGGCCCGTGGTGTGGGAAGGACCAAGGTACGCACAGGTGTGCGTGTGCGTGTAGGACTAACTGGAGGACTGATTCTCAGCATCACCGTCAGGTCCCCTCCTCATTTCAGGTCCCCACAGGCTTCAGCGTGGCCGCCAGCGTCCGGGTGGGGAATGCACTGGGAGCCAGGGACATCGAGCAGGCCAAGACGTCCTCTGCCGTCGCCCTGCTGGTCACAGGTGCCTAGACTCGGGGATGCGCCCACAGCCCCCACGCCCTTCCCTGCAGACCCCCTTTCTCACCGTGTGCTTCTCCTGTCATCCGACCTCCAGGGCTCTTTGCTGTCATCTTTTGTGTCCTGTTGTTAGGCTGCAAGGATGTCGTGGGCTATGTTTTCACCAAGGACCGGTGAGTGTGGAGGTTTTCTTGGGATGTAAATCTGCAGCAGAGATGGTCGGTAGGAGCTGCTTTCACACTGGGCCTCCTGGGTGGTTGCATCTTGGTGGGGAGCCTGAGTCACTTCCAAGATCAGAGACGCAGTTGTTACCTGGCAAGAACGGATAGGATGTAGGAACTAATTTATAATCTAGAAGCCAACTCAGTGGGCATGGGTGGTGGATGTATGTTTCGGAGTACTCACATCTTTTAAAGATGGTAACTCCTTTTGGGTAccactgcctccatcttcactgaAGTACTTCCTTCCCAACAACATGAGTCATCTTGGTGGCCCAGAAGCTGCCCAAGTGCCTGGCTGGCAGTAGTCTTGTAATGTGTTTGTCCATCTGAACTGAAGTGGAATTCTCACCCCTGAGCTGTCTCCACACATCACATTATCGATCAATCACTGAAGAATTCTTGCACCAGCAAAGTCCCCCGTGCTCTGCAGATCCCGTTAGGTTGGTTTGATAGCTTTCGTCCACGAGGCCACAGTGCATGCTGACTCGGTAGCTATATTGTGCTGTTACCCCTTCCTTgggcttctttttatttatttatttatttttgctgaaccatgtgacatgtgggatcttagttccccaacctgggattgaacccacgccccctgcattgggagtgcagagtcttaaccactggaccaccagggaagtccgtaacCTGGGATTCGTCAGCAGTTACAAAATGCAGAATTGACTTGTCCCTCCTAGATTCACAAAGCAGGTGGTGTGGACGGAACTGACCCTCAGACTATGCCTCAGGAATCTGTCTTTTGACTTCTGGTGGTGGGTTGTCACCTTTCAGCCTTTGCCGTTTTGCTGTGAAATGTTTGAATATCCCTCACATCAGAGTGAGTCAGATGTAGCCAGAGATCATGCTCAGCTTCTCCACTTGATCAGAAGTCTGTCTTGCAGGATGGCTTCAGCAGAACCTGGTAGGAAGTTTGATTCTCAGTCTGTGCACTTTTGGAAAATCAAATAGAGCAGGGAATAGAGTGAAAAACAAGAGTCCCACCAATGGGATTTTTTATGGAATTAGGAGACATAGAAAACTCACAAAATCAAATTATTTGTGACGTGGCCAAGCTCAGCTGAAACTGGCAGAACTAATGACACATTCTGAGGATGACACAGATGCCTGGCCCAAATAAAGGGCAGAAAGGCAGTGTGCACCTCTATGCAGTCAGACACGGGCAAATGACTGAAAACCATAGTTCTCTTAAAGTGGAAGAGACTAGTTTGCACAACTTTTGCAAGTACATTTAAAATCTGGGGAAATAACTTCTCAAAACTTATGctaccaacaaagacctactgtatagcacagaattatactcaatgttttgtaataacctataagggaaaataatctgaaaaagtatatacacatgtatctgtataactgaatccctgtGCTAACGcctaaaactaacacattgtaaatcaactttgcttcaatacaaattacaaaaaatttttaattaaaaaattattctagaaAACAGGTCTAAATAGATCAATTTGTTTAGATGAAATaagaaatagttatttttaaagtaccaggggaattccctggtagtccagtggctaagactccaagctcccaatgcagggggcctgagttctatccctggtcagggaactagatctcacatgctgtgactaagagatcctgaatgccacaactaagacccagtgcagccaaataaataaaatatatacatacatattaaaaaacaccAACTccagcgacttccctggtggtccagtggttaagactgtgcttccactgaaaggctcccgggttcagtccctggttggggaactagagcccacacgcCTCGCAGTACggccaaaaatgaaaataaaagcaccaGCTCCGGAGGGTTTCAAAGGAGAATTCTATGAAATCTTTAAGACGTAGATATGCTGCCTTAACTGTTCCAGAAAAAAGAAGATTTCCTCATTCTGTTTAGGAAGCAAGTATGTTGGTACCGAAGCTGACGAAGTAttcacataaaaaaagaaagcaatccaTGGGCCAATCTTCCTAATTAATGTCGATTTTAAAATCCAGAATAAAATATGAGTAGATAGGATTCAGCAGCATAATAATATATCCTGATGGAATGTgaatataggggcttccctagtggctcagtggtggaaaGTCCATCTGCCAcatcaggagacacaagtttgatccctggtctgggaagatcccacttgccgtggagcaagtaagcccatgcaccacgattactgagcctgtgctctggagcccaggagccacgacTACCAGCCCACGagacctagagcccgtgctctgcaacagaagccactgcaatgagaagctccccCATTGTAAGGaagggtagcccctgctcaccacaactagagaaaagcccacacagcaacgaagacacagcacagccaaaaataaataaataagattttttaaaagtgaatgtaATACACGAGGCAGAAAAGTCAAGGTACAGAACACCATGAAGAGAATGTCAGAACATGAAATCATACATCAGGTCCAGAAGGGGAAAGAAGAACATATATTTgtgcttgcttttattttcatgagCACTGGACAAAGACAGTGCCCAGAACTGTTCCTTGGTTTGGGGGCAGGTCACGGGAGGAGTGGGGAAGGAATGGAAATAAGATTTTCCTCCATATGCTTTTCatgttgtttaatttctcttAACCATTGGCATATGTTAccttttcaaaagcaaaataacaTTTGAATAAAAGAACTGTACTTCTGTCCTTGTTTGGCAGGGAGGGGTGACCATCCTGTTCTGTGCTGGATgtcttaattatttattcattcaaccaacATTTACTGCCAGACAGCATTGTATGTTTCTTCGTTAACCACTTGAAGGAATTGGGAATACTCGGCCATTCCGGCCCCTGGCAGTGTCTTTCTGTCTCTAGCTGTAGAGGTGAGGGTCAAGGCCAGCTCTGTAAACTCTATCTGTGGCCTTTAGAACTTGCCAGCCTGGTTCCCTGGAGGGAGGCTGACCCTGATCCTGTTGTGCATCTCTCAGATACTTGGAGGGGACATGCGTGGAATTGTGTGAAAAGAAGGATGGCTCTATAACCcccattttattttgggggggtgcaGGAGAGGAGTACAGAATCATTTGATtgactttcattttaattttattgggagTCTAGTTGATTTGTAGTGTTGTGttaaatttcaggtgtacagctaagtgaatcagctacatgtatacattatatgtattcttttttagtgAAATCATTTGGCTGAACTGTTTATGTTGACCACAGGGACTATGTTTTCTAAAAGTCTTGAGATACTGCATACAGTAGTTTCCACTGCAGACCAAAACAAGGTAGGACTGTCCCTGAAAAGGTTGTTGGCAGGACACCTGAGCCTGTTGGCTCCACACGGACGCGGAGCCCTGCCTGGCGGTCAGAATACGGTCACCAGGAACCACACTGCCCTCCTCTCTGCCCAGGTCCGCCTCCCAGTCATGCTCTGCTTTGCTCTCCTGACAGAGAGATCGTCTCGCTGGTGGCCCAGGTGGTCCCGATTTACGCGGTTTCGCATCTCTTCGAAGGGCTGGCTGTGAGTACTGAGCGGTGGTACCACCTCAGCCGCCTTTACGATCCACGAGTTTCTGCTGACGATGGTAGATTCTAACGGAGAGAGCGGCCGGGGAGGTGGGATATTCCTCTCATGTCCACTTCACGAGGCCCTGGACTTGAGGCTGAGTCCCCAGAGGTGGGGGGTGCCGGGGTGGGCGTCGTGGGGGCAGCATGAGCCGTGTTCACACGACTGGCGTCTGCCCGCAGTGCACCTGTGGAGGCATCCTGCGCGGCACCGGGAACCAGAAGGCGGGCGCCATCATCAACGCTGTCGGGTACTACGTGCTCGGTCTTCCCATCGGGATCTCCCTCATGTTTGCTGCTGGGCTTGGACTGCTGGGTAAGCCTCCCCCAGAGCAGGAAGAGCCGGGATCACGGCCTGGGAGGTGGCTGTCAGAGCGTGGAGACAGATTTTGAGACGCGGCTTTAAAAGAACAGAGAAACGGGTGACTGCCCAGCTTTGATTTCTAAAATAATACTTGGGTGTACATCAGTGTTAATACGTGATTACATTAAAACCTGAGCACACTAGCTGGGTGCAGTGGAGACAGTGCTCATCTGTATCCCTCAGCTCTTGGCCAGCTCAGAGGCGGAGGCGTCATCTGATACGGAGACTCAGCTTTCAGATCAATGTGTCTCGTATGTTGCACATTTTTCTCgttcaataatattttaatgaaaaatatgggAGATGTCCAAAGAATGGAGTTGCCAAGGCAAACGTCATTGGTGTGGAAAATTATTTATTCTGAGTTTCTGGCCTtattcatatttttgaaagtcattttaaatcttattttctggtagtttgtgagatcttagtttcccgaccagggattgcacctgggttcttggcagtgaaagtgccaagtgctaatcactggacctccagagaattcCTGGCATTATTCATATTTTGGGGTTTGCCAGTGACATAgctaaggaaaatattaatattataggaATTCCCTTTAAGTATAGATCTATGTCCCAAGAGCTGTACTAGGCCAGCTCTGCCGTTTAACAAAAGCTGACCTACAGAGTGTACAGCATAGAGAGAGGTAAGGATCACCTTAAAAAAATGTTAGGGTGCAAACTTGCAGTTGGAAAATAAGtcctgggggtgtgggggtgtgatCTACAGCATGGTGACAGTCGGTCCATCACTctcttgtccaactctctgcagccccatggactgcagcccaccaggctcctctgtccatgggatttcccaggcaagagtactgggtgggttgctatttcctcctccaggggatcttcccaacccagggattgaacctgcgtctcctgctttgctggtggattctttaccactgtgccacctgggaagcctgtagttaataataccatactgtatatttgaaaattgctgagagtagatcttaaaagttctcatcataagcaaaaaaaattgtgtagctatgtgaggtgatgggtgTTAACTGAATTTATGGAGGTGGTCATTTCATAATACATACGGATATTGAATCATGATGTTATACACTGgaaataatataatgttatatattgaTTCATATATAAAAGACATtggggggaacttccctgggggtccagtggataggactccttgctcccaatgcagggggcctgggtttgatttctggttggggaactagatcccacatgctgcaattaagacccagtgtagccaaataaataaaaatgaataaaattaaaaaaaaaatctggggacTCTGAGGAAGTGAGGGCTCTGTGAGAAGACAGTGGACACTCCCTGTACCAACTGGTGTTGAAACTCGTATGCCTTCTGGCAGGACGTGCTGTCCACCTACACCAGGAGCCCTGAGAAGTGTCAGGAGCTACAGGTTCTCATGGGCAAGGCCAGAAAATCACAATGGCCATCCTAAATACCTGAGACTTTCCCAACATTGATTTTTTGGGTCCTGCCCAGGGAATCCTGATAACCATCCCGTTTCAGCATTCCTCCTTGAGTCAAACAGGAATCTTTTCAATAGTATAGTGAAATCCTTGGAAATTTAACTCCTAGCTTTCAAAATACAGCTGGAGGTAGCtggttatgggcttcccaggtaatgttagtggtaaagaacccacctgccaatgcaggagatgcaagagagatgagttcaatccctgggtcaggaagatcccctcgaggagggcatggcaacccactccagtattcttgcctgaagaatcccatggacagaggagcctggtgggctagagtccatggagtcacacagtcagaagcgacttagcatgcacacacacacgtaggtGGTTATCTAATGTTTAAGATGGGCGGAGGAGCTTGTGGTTTCTGTGGAATGGGAATTTTCAGAAGAGGAAGGCTTTGCTTTCACTGGGTCCACTGTAGGAGTGACAGGTTGACTGTTCTAAAGATCAGGCTGATCACACCTGTAAAGTACCATATGGGCTGATGGGTACCAAGGAACAGAGTTGAAAAATGTGCACGAGATCTGGCCACCCAAGCCTTAAAGCATGAGTCCCATCCAGCCCCCATCACCTTACCCAGATCTAGCTGGCTACatggcaggggcaggggagggagccaCGGTGGGACAAAGGGGAGGCCCAGAAGTGGGGCATCCTATGTGCCTGGTCAGGGGGCACGTTTGCTTTTCTCTGGGTGGTCTTAAGTGGGAAACCGGGACAGAAATTAGGGAGGCTGTCAGTTACA is part of the Bubalus kerabau isolate K-KA32 ecotype Philippines breed swamp buffalo chromosome 4, PCC_UOA_SB_1v2, whole genome shotgun sequence genome and harbors:
- the SLC47A1 gene encoding multidrug and toxin extrusion protein 1 isoform X3 — encoded protein: MVFLIGFVSSVFCGHLGKLELDAVTLAIAVVNVTGVSVGFGLSSACDTLISQTFGSQNKKHVGVILQRGVLVLLLCCLPCWALFLNTQLILLLFRQDPAVSRLTQTYVMIFIPALPATFLYTLQVKYLLNQGIILPQMVTGVAANLVNALANYLFLYQMHLGVMGSALANTVSQFTLALLLFLYILAKRLHQDTWGGWSWECLQDWGPFFRLAVPSMLMLCIEWWAYEIGSFLSGVLGMVELGAQSIAYELAVIVYMVPTGFSVAASVRVGNALGARDIEQAKTSSAVALLVTGLFAVIFCVLLLGCKDVVGYVFTKDREIVSLVAQVVPIYAVSHLFEGLACTCGGILRGTGNQKAGAIINAVGYYVLGLPIGISLMFAAGLGLLGLWSGITICTISQAACFLGFIARLNWKKACQQAQEHANLKQRMAGNGMATLPQDPLCPDEKYPFKVLSSFSPPVGPENRGGMLIRDVGQKEETQSDQQMRQEECLEVHPRAAWRLSGRQLVLRRGLLLLAVLVILLVGILVKVYVRVP